The following are from one region of the bacterium genome:
- a CDS encoding T9SS type A sorting domain-containing protein yields the protein MNLEYEFYKLIFMSGSYPYARLGYAEALSKTGTTVIWDQWNYRHMCYCNNLFGSPHTEVWTNWPGTMQVTHPGQITCQVVTGGGGQSQQTDNPRPRQLTIFLPTVSADKNISVKFGIPAAGNAELILYNVIGTAVSRMVMHDLKPGYYYRRLDAHGIPGGIYVLMLRQDSAVVTKKIVVVR from the coding sequence TTGAACTTAGAATACGAATTCTACAAGCTCATATTCATGTCGGGCAGTTATCCTTATGCACGGTTGGGCTATGCTGAAGCCCTATCCAAGACCGGCACAACCGTTATCTGGGATCAATGGAACTATAGACATATGTGTTACTGCAACAACCTCTTTGGTTCACCGCATACCGAAGTCTGGACCAACTGGCCGGGCACCATGCAGGTTACGCATCCCGGACAGATCACCTGCCAGGTTGTTACTGGTGGCGGCGGGCAATCCCAGCAGACCGATAATCCACGACCGCGGCAACTGACCATTTTCTTGCCCACTGTCTCGGCCGATAAAAACATTTCTGTTAAATTCGGCATTCCCGCAGCAGGTAATGCCGAGCTAATCCTTTACAACGTGATCGGAACTGCAGTTTCAAGGATGGTCATGCACGACCTAAAACCTGGCTATTACTACCGGCGTCTTGATGCGCACGGCATTCCAGGTGGCATATATGTACTCATGCTACGGCAAGACAGTGCTGTTGTCACTAAAAAAATCGTGGTCGTGAGGTAG
- a CDS encoding T9SS type A sorting domain-containing protein, with protein sequence MGMHGLTRALAVVCITVFLLSAQPDTLWTKTYGGFNGDIARCVQQTNDGGFILTGGTASYGAGDMDIYIIRTDSLGESLWTKTYGGFYNDGSEWIECTVDGGYMIAGRRGNDGGSNSDVWLIKINSLGDTLWTKTFGGDGTEGTSMAKQVTDTGYIVVGFTNSSGSGLNDLWLLRVDSAGDTIWTKTYGGSLNDGGTRVLQTSDKGYMILGGTYSYGAGQSDGWMIKADSQGNAQWSKTYGGTNYDFVYEMVETQDHGYFITGMTMSFGNGHADAWFIRTDSLGDTLWTKTLGDTGYEYAESGVQTADGGFIACGYKETNWIYDLWIMKLDSTGNCSWTKTLGHGFHEYGQSIRQTRDGGYICAGDYYYASGNYDIWLIRLAAETSIAEDDQHLLKDRCSQDRVVINASPNPFNSHLHIYYNLEEIGEPRIPESGHTAAALKIYSAAGCLVKQWNEPAVKQSTHIIWSGTNQNELPVPSGIYFIQLETNNYKCAKKVVLLR encoded by the coding sequence ATGGGGATGCATGGACTGACAAGGGCTCTCGCAGTGGTCTGTATCACCGTTTTTCTGCTCTCTGCCCAACCGGATACGTTATGGACGAAAACCTACGGCGGGTTTAATGGCGACATTGCACGCTGCGTTCAGCAAACTAATGACGGTGGTTTCATATTGACTGGCGGCACGGCTTCCTATGGTGCTGGTGATATGGACATTTATATTATCAGGACTGATTCGTTGGGCGAATCGCTGTGGACAAAAACCTACGGCGGCTTCTACAATGATGGCAGTGAATGGATCGAATGCACTGTCGATGGTGGCTATATGATCGCCGGTCGGCGCGGCAATGACGGTGGTAGTAACTCGGATGTCTGGCTGATAAAGATCAATTCCTTAGGCGACACGCTGTGGACGAAAACCTTTGGTGGCGACGGTACAGAGGGCACATCCATGGCAAAACAGGTTACAGATACCGGATATATCGTTGTCGGTTTTACTAATTCCTCTGGTTCCGGTTTGAATGATCTTTGGTTATTGAGAGTCGATTCAGCTGGTGACACTATATGGACAAAAACCTACGGTGGTTCTTTGAATGACGGTGGTACGAGGGTTCTTCAAACATCAGACAAAGGCTACATGATTCTTGGCGGTACGTATTCTTATGGTGCTGGTCAGTCAGATGGCTGGATGATAAAAGCTGACTCCCAAGGGAATGCTCAGTGGTCAAAAACATATGGCGGTACAAATTATGATTTTGTCTATGAAATGGTTGAAACGCAGGATCACGGTTATTTCATCACCGGTATGACTATGAGCTTTGGCAACGGGCATGCGGACGCCTGGTTTATCAGAACCGATTCCTTGGGCGATACGCTGTGGACCAAAACCTTGGGCGATACCGGTTACGAATATGCCGAGTCAGGCGTTCAGACGGCCGATGGCGGCTTCATTGCCTGCGGCTATAAAGAAACCAATTGGATTTACGATCTGTGGATTATGAAACTTGATTCCACGGGCAACTGTTCGTGGACCAAAACGCTCGGGCATGGCTTTCATGAATACGGCCAATCGATCCGCCAGACCCGGGATGGCGGATATATCTGTGCCGGAGATTATTATTATGCGTCGGGAAACTATGATATCTGGTTGATCAGGCTGGCAGCCGAGACATCAATCGCAGAGGACGATCAGCACCTTCTCAAGGATAGATGCAGCCAAGACCGCGTGGTAATCAATGCTTCTCCGAATCCTTTTAATTCGCATTTGCATATATATTACAATTTGGAGGAAATTGGCGAACCGAGGATTCCAGAATCGGGTCATACTGCCGCTGCACTAAAAATATATTCGGCTGCCGGCTGTTTAGTGAAACAATGGAATGAGCCGGCGGTCAAACAATCAACACACATCATATGGTCAGGTACTAACCAAAACGAACTGCCTGTGCCCTCCGGCATATATTTTATACAACTTGAAACGAATAATTATAAATGCGCAAAAAAGGTTGTTTTACTCCGGTAG
- a CDS encoding SPFH domain-containing protein has protein sequence MHWWIWLIIVLFFYFLIGIRIVRPTHRGLIERLGKYVRFANPGFHWIVPIIEKMYRINITELMVDAEPQEIITNDNLNARVDAQVYFKVKTDEESVKSSLYNVNNYKWQIVNLARTTLRNIIGTLTLKSANSERGKINSELHNTLREETQSWGIEIVRTELKEIDPPKDVQDTMNKVVKAENEKIAAIDYATARETSADGEKRASIKEAEGIKRARILEAEGEAEAIRLVNEAADKYFIGNAQLLRKLQALESSLAHNAKIVLPAGSELVNVIGEMAGVLPLNRKSKEKE, from the coding sequence ATGCACTGGTGGATATGGCTTATAATAGTACTTTTTTTCTATTTCCTGATCGGGATCAGGATCGTGCGACCCACGCACCGGGGTTTGATCGAAAGGCTGGGCAAATACGTGCGTTTTGCCAACCCCGGATTTCACTGGATCGTGCCGATCATCGAAAAAATGTACCGGATCAATATTACGGAACTGATGGTCGATGCCGAACCCCAGGAGATCATCACCAATGACAACCTGAACGCACGCGTCGACGCCCAGGTTTATTTCAAGGTCAAAACCGACGAAGAAAGCGTAAAAAGCTCGTTATATAATGTCAATAACTACAAGTGGCAGATCGTTAACCTCGCCCGCACGACCCTGAGGAATATCATCGGCACCCTGACCTTGAAATCAGCCAACAGTGAACGGGGTAAGATCAACTCCGAGCTCCACAACACCCTGCGTGAAGAAACCCAGAGTTGGGGCATCGAGATCGTCCGGACCGAATTGAAGGAGATCGACCCGCCCAAGGACGTTCAGGACACGATGAACAAGGTCGTCAAGGCCGAGAACGAAAAGATCGCCGCGATCGACTACGCGACGGCGCGCGAGACATCTGCCGACGGCGAAAAGCGCGCCAGCATCAAGGAAGCCGAAGGTATCAAGCGGGCGCGGATCCTGGAAGCCGAAGGCGAGGCCGAGGCGATCCGGCTGGTGAACGAAGCCGCGGACAAGTATTTCATTGGCAACGCTCAGCTTTTGAGAAAGCTGCAGGCGCTGGAATCGTCCCTGGCGCACAACGCGAAGATCGTGCTGCCGGCCGGGTCAGAACTGGTCAACGTCATCGGCGAAATGGCCGGGGTCCTGCCTTTGAACCGCAAGTCAAAGGAAAAAGAATAA
- the guaB gene encoding IMP dehydrogenase encodes MVTIKLQEGLTFDDVLLIPRYSSIIPRDCNVTTQFTRHISMNIPLVSAAMDTVTGSAMAIALAKEGGIGVIHKNTGIDEQQAAVRKVKRAESGMISDPITVTEDTEIGLARRLMDKFGISGVVVIDKDNRLIGILTNRDIIFETHGNRKVRELMTREKLVTAPEGTTLEQAKQILKKHRIEKLPIIDRTGRLKGLITTKDIIKKMEYPRTITDKRGRLRCAAAIGIDKRTMDRAAALAEAEVDAIVIDTAHAHSKGVIETIKKVKKAFPRVELVAGNIGTAEAARELLRLDIDGIKVGIGPGSICTTRVIAGIGMPQLTAIMECAGAAKRRQVPIIADGGIRYSGDIVKALAAGASCVMIGSLFAGTEESPGQTVLLEGRRYKEYRAMGSLDAMAKGSADRYFQESATKFVPEGVEGRVPYRGLVKEVIFQLVGGLKSGMGYCGAKDLTRLRGRARFMKISPAGLRESHPHDITITREAPNYEIRGL; translated from the coding sequence ATGGTAACCATAAAACTTCAGGAAGGCCTTACTTTTGATGATGTTTTATTGATCCCACGCTATTCCAGCATAATCCCAAGAGATTGTAACGTAACCACCCAGTTCACGCGGCACATAAGTATGAACATCCCCCTGGTCAGCGCGGCGATGGACACCGTGACCGGATCGGCCATGGCGATCGCGCTGGCAAAAGAAGGAGGCATCGGCGTAATCCACAAAAATACCGGTATCGACGAACAGCAGGCCGCAGTAAGGAAGGTCAAGCGCGCCGAGAGCGGCATGATCAGCGATCCGATTACGGTGACTGAAGATACGGAGATCGGCCTGGCGCGGCGGCTCATGGACAAATTCGGGATCTCCGGCGTCGTGGTCATTGATAAGGACAACCGGCTGATCGGTATTCTGACCAACCGCGATATCATTTTTGAGACGCATGGGAACCGGAAGGTGCGCGAGCTCATGACCCGCGAAAAGCTGGTCACGGCGCCCGAAGGGACGACCCTGGAGCAAGCAAAACAGATACTGAAAAAACACCGGATCGAAAAACTGCCGATCATTGACCGGACCGGCCGGCTCAAGGGTCTGATCACGACCAAGGATATCATCAAGAAAATGGAGTACCCGCGGACGATCACGGATAAGCGCGGCCGGTTGCGTTGCGCGGCCGCGATCGGGATCGACAAAAGAACGATGGACCGGGCCGCGGCCCTGGCCGAAGCCGAGGTTGACGCGATCGTCATCGACACGGCGCACGCCCATTCCAAGGGCGTTATCGAAACCATTAAAAAGGTGAAAAAGGCGTTCCCCCGGGTTGAACTCGTCGCCGGCAACATCGGCACGGCCGAAGCGGCGCGCGAACTCCTGCGGCTCGACATCGACGGCATCAAGGTCGGGATCGGGCCCGGTTCGATCTGTACGACCCGCGTGATCGCCGGGATCGGCATGCCACAACTGACCGCGATCATGGAGTGCGCGGGTGCGGCAAAGCGACGGCAGGTCCCGATCATTGCGGACGGCGGGATCAGGTATTCCGGGGATATCGTGAAAGCCCTGGCCGCTGGAGCGTCATGCGTCATGATCGGCAGCCTGTTCGCCGGGACCGAGGAAAGCCCGGGTCAAACCGTGCTCCTGGAAGGCCGGCGTTACAAGGAGTACCGCGCGATGGGATCCTTAGACGCGATGGCTAAGGGCTCGGCCGACCGCTATTTCCAGGAATCGGCCACAAAGTTCGTACCCGAAGGAGTGGAAGGACGGGTGCCTTACCGGGGGTTGGTGAAGGAAGTGATCTTCCAACTGGTGGGGGGACTGAAATCCGGCATGGGTTATTGCGGGGCAAAAGACCTGACCAGGCTTCGCGGCCGGGCGCGTTTCATGAAGATCAGCCCGGCGGGCTTGAGGGAAAGCCACCCGCATGACATTACCATCACCAGGGAAGCGCCCAACTATGAAATCCGAGGATTATAG
- a CDS encoding tRNA (adenine-N1)-methyltransferase has translation MARSDRTIQAQSLILVYLDEKREYLIQAQPRLKISTDYGDIKHDDIIGKPYGFAGRTHLGTPFYCLKPSTSEMMMRVRRTTTIVYPKDFGYLLLETAVGPGSRVIEVGTGSGALALTLAKFVAPDGMVYSYERKEEFLENAKKNIVRAGCEANVEFFCRDAGLEGFIQDDVDAVFIDVPEPWEIVPHAARALRDGHHLVSLSPNIEQVKRTVDAMLQNGFVKVRVCENQQREMLVRERGVRPRERGITHTAYLISGYKAQKPENIE, from the coding sequence ATGGCCCGGTCAGACCGCACGATCCAGGCGCAATCGTTGATCCTTGTCTATCTTGATGAAAAACGCGAGTATCTGATACAGGCACAGCCCCGGTTGAAGATCTCGACCGACTACGGCGACATTAAACATGATGACATCATCGGTAAACCATACGGATTCGCCGGTCGAACGCATCTGGGCACGCCGTTTTACTGCCTTAAACCCAGCACGAGCGAAATGATGATGAGGGTCAGGCGGACCACGACGATCGTCTACCCCAAGGACTTTGGATACCTTCTACTGGAGACCGCGGTCGGTCCCGGCTCGCGGGTCATCGAGGTCGGCACGGGTAGCGGCGCCCTGGCCTTGACCCTGGCAAAATTCGTGGCGCCGGACGGAATGGTATATTCTTATGAACGGAAAGAAGAATTCCTGGAAAACGCCAAGAAAAACATTGTAAGGGCGGGCTGTGAAGCGAATGTCGAGTTCTTTTGCCGCGACGCAGGCTTGGAAGGTTTTATCCAGGACGATGTTGACGCGGTCTTCATCGATGTGCCCGAGCCCTGGGAGATCGTCCCGCACGCCGCGCGGGCGCTCAGGGACGGGCATCACCTGGTAAGTTTGAGCCCCAACATCGAGCAGGTGAAAAGGACCGTTGATGCCATGCTGCAGAATGGTTTCGTGAAGGTCCGCGTATGCGAGAACCAGCAGCGCGAGATGCTGGTCCGCGAGCGCGGGGTCAGGCCGCGCGAGCGGGGGATCACCCACACTGCGTACCTGATCAGCGGATACAAGGCGCAAAAGCCGGAAAACATTGAGTAG
- a CDS encoding F0F1 ATP synthase subunit epsilon: MKFKLEIVTPERLMFSDDIDVLTTPTTQGEISIMAHHVPLVTMIAPGEIKIKKNKEISFMTVTGGFIQVAMNKVTLLADAAERAEEIDVDRAERARERARKMLAEKHLDSISHTDAVAALQRSLLRLKVARHRTTRGGDYGSAQ; the protein is encoded by the coding sequence ATGAAATTCAAACTGGAGATCGTAACACCCGAGCGGCTGATGTTTTCCGACGACATCGACGTATTGACGACGCCGACCACGCAGGGTGAGATCAGTATTATGGCGCATCACGTGCCCCTGGTGACCATGATCGCGCCGGGCGAGATCAAGATCAAGAAGAACAAAGAAATAAGTTTCATGACCGTCACCGGCGGGTTCATCCAGGTCGCCATGAACAAGGTGACCCTCCTTGCCGATGCCGCGGAGCGGGCCGAGGAGATCGATGTTGACCGGGCCGAGCGCGCGCGCGAACGGGCGCGGAAAATGCTGGCGGAAAAGCACCTTGATAGTATAAGCCACACCGATGCTGTGGCCGCGCTGCAGCGTTCACTGCTAAGGCTCAAGGTCGCACGCCACCGGACAACGCGGGGCGGGGACTACGGCTCCGCGCAATAA
- a CDS encoding endonuclease Q family protein: MMIADLHIHSRYSRATSQEMTIPRIAEYAKQKGIGMVGTGDFTHPEWLRELKEYLTFKDGVYHYGDVKFVLTVEVNNIYTRGGKGRRIHNIIFAPDFEVAEKINKYLQRYGKLEADGRPILSLDTCEMYRNIMDISADAYLIPSHIWTPWFSLFGSNSGFDAIEECFADLSDKFFAVETGLSSDPAMNWRLSALDPYTLVSNSDAHSPSRLGREANVFAQDLDYRGLRDVLRAKDRSKFLFTIEFYPEEGKYHYDGHRKCDVRLSPKESRFNNNLCPVCSRNLTIGVLHRIEALADRDEGYKPENPIPYRNLIPLEEIIAEALGVGRDTVGVKNEYRKLCDHFGNEFEILLNASIADIQSFSHEKIGIGVDHARRGEVIINPGYDGEFGTVKIFQEEKSSEPQLGLF, from the coding sequence ATGATGATCGCTGACCTGCATATCCATTCGCGGTATTCGAGAGCTACATCCCAGGAGATGACGATCCCGAGGATCGCTGAATATGCAAAACAGAAGGGTATCGGCATGGTCGGGACCGGCGATTTCACGCATCCCGAATGGCTGCGGGAGCTGAAAGAATACCTTACTTTCAAGGATGGCGTATATCATTATGGAGACGTCAAGTTCGTGCTGACGGTCGAGGTCAACAATATCTACACGCGCGGGGGAAAGGGACGACGCATCCATAACATCATTTTCGCGCCGGATTTCGAGGTCGCGGAGAAAATAAACAAATATCTTCAGCGGTATGGCAAGCTTGAGGCTGACGGCCGGCCGATCCTGTCGCTCGACACCTGTGAAATGTACCGGAACATAATGGACATAAGCGCGGATGCCTATCTGATCCCGTCCCATATCTGGACACCATGGTTTTCCCTGTTCGGATCCAATTCCGGTTTCGACGCGATCGAGGAATGTTTTGCCGATCTGAGCGATAAGTTCTTCGCGGTCGAGACCGGGTTATCATCGGATCCGGCCATGAACTGGCGCCTTTCCGCGCTGGATCCGTACACGCTGGTTTCCAACTCCGACGCCCATTCACCCAGCCGGCTGGGCCGGGAAGCGAACGTTTTTGCGCAAGACCTTGATTACCGCGGGCTGCGCGATGTGCTTAGAGCCAAAGACCGTTCAAAATTCCTGTTCACGATCGAGTTCTACCCGGAAGAAGGCAAGTACCATTATGACGGGCACCGGAAATGTGATGTCCGGCTTTCACCAAAGGAATCGCGGTTCAACAATAATCTTTGCCCGGTATGCTCGCGCAACCTGACCATCGGTGTTCTGCACCGGATCGAGGCGCTGGCTGACCGGGACGAAGGGTACAAACCCGAAAACCCGATACCGTACCGCAATTTGATCCCGCTGGAGGAAATAATCGCCGAAGCGCTCGGTGTGGGCCGCGATACGGTCGGTGTCAAGAACGAGTACCGGAAGCTGTGCGATCATTTTGGCAACGAATTTGAGATCCTGCTCAACGCCTCGATCGCGGATATACAATCTTTCTCCCACGAAAAGATCGGCATCGGCGTCGACCACGCCCGCCGGGGCGAGGTCATAATCAACCCTGGGTACGACGGCGAATTCGGGACCGTAAAGATATTCCAAGAAGAAAAAAGCTCCGAACCGCAGCTGGGTTTGTTCTAA
- a CDS encoding transposase, whose translation MARSLRIQYPGAYYHITCRGIERRNIFLCDGDRQRFLTLLEGSLNTYKVVLHAYVLMPNHFHLLIQTPKANCAEFMRHFNICYTGWFNWRYGRCGNLYQGRYKAFLIDVDSYFLEVSRYLHLNPARTQKITTENYQKQWIFTRDYHWSSLKGYLDEKKKERFVEHSILLSMIKDRRQYAEFIADGLKRDIENPFKNAHGGLILGDEDFVTRVKQFVEHESLREQPAYRELHLASLEPLQVIDIIKHECGINEDILHARHRHGALRGMVAELLYRHCSITQSQIGELLGGIDYISVHMMRKRLQVKLAKEKKLKEQFIKLEAKIKANLKNV comes from the coding sequence GTGGCGAGATCATTAAGGATTCAATACCCTGGAGCATACTATCATATTACATGCCGGGGGATCGAGCGCAGAAATATCTTCCTGTGTGATGGAGACCGCCAGCGTTTTCTTACATTACTAGAAGGATCACTTAATACATATAAGGTAGTATTGCATGCCTATGTCTTGATGCCCAATCACTTCCATTTGCTAATTCAAACGCCGAAAGCGAACTGTGCAGAATTTATGCGTCATTTCAACATCTGTTATACGGGCTGGTTCAATTGGCGCTATGGTCGCTGCGGTAATCTTTATCAAGGTCGTTATAAGGCATTTTTAATTGATGTAGACTCCTATTTTTTGGAGGTATCGCGCTATCTTCATTTAAATCCAGCACGGACGCAAAAAATAACAACAGAAAATTACCAAAAGCAGTGGATTTTTACGAGGGATTATCACTGGAGTAGTTTAAAGGGGTATCTGGATGAAAAGAAAAAAGAGCGTTTTGTAGAACACAGCATACTATTGTCTATGATTAAAGACCGCCGGCAATACGCTGAGTTCATAGCCGATGGATTAAAACGGGATATAGAAAATCCTTTTAAAAATGCGCATGGCGGATTGATTCTTGGCGATGAGGACTTTGTTACAAGAGTAAAGCAGTTCGTCGAACACGAATCTTTACGTGAGCAACCTGCTTATCGTGAATTACACCTTGCTTCACTGGAACCTCTGCAGGTGATAGACATCATTAAACATGAGTGCGGGATCAATGAGGATATATTGCATGCGCGTCATCGCCATGGTGCGCTGCGGGGCATGGTTGCAGAGTTGTTATACAGGCATTGCAGTATAACGCAATCGCAGATCGGTGAATTGTTAGGCGGCATTGACTATATCTCTGTGCATATGATGCGCAAACGCCTGCAGGTCAAGTTGGCGAAAGAAAAAAAGTTGAAGGAACAATTCATCAAGCTTGAAGCCAAGATAAAAGCGAATCTGAAAAATGTATAA
- a CDS encoding class I SAM-dependent methyltransferase gives MKSEDYSKPFTLIGPYYDKLMSFVNYPSWISYIEKILSLNAIREKRIFDLACGTGVCLELWLKKGYEVIGLDVSAAMLETCRNRLTQYSNFRLIQGDMRDFQLDAAVPVITCLYDSCNYMLEPDDLYRCFKCSYEALVPGGIYIFDMNTLHALEDEWGNQTFTRKDNSVYSTWSNTFDKQQRISSLKLTLTVYEDGREVALKEFHQERAYTLTEISNALSRAGFTFSLYRHLTFNPASEHDTRIMGVALKW, from the coding sequence ATGAAATCCGAGGATTATAGCAAGCCGTTCACGTTGATCGGTCCGTACTATGATAAATTGATGTCATTCGTGAACTATCCTTCATGGATCAGTTATATCGAAAAGATCCTGAGCCTAAATGCGATCCGCGAAAAACGGATCTTTGACCTGGCCTGCGGGACCGGCGTCTGCCTCGAGCTCTGGTTGAAAAAAGGGTATGAAGTGATCGGCCTGGACGTATCCGCCGCCATGCTTGAGACATGCCGGAATAGGCTTACGCAGTATTCGAATTTCCGACTGATCCAGGGCGACATGCGCGATTTCCAGCTGGATGCTGCGGTGCCGGTCATAACCTGCCTGTACGACAGCTGTAATTACATGCTGGAACCCGACGACCTGTACCGGTGCTTCAAGTGCTCGTACGAAGCGCTTGTCCCCGGCGGTATCTATATTTTTGATATGAACACGCTGCACGCGCTGGAGGACGAATGGGGCAACCAGACCTTTACGCGCAAGGACAATTCGGTCTATTCGACCTGGTCGAACACCTTTGATAAGCAGCAGCGGATATCGTCGTTGAAGCTGACGCTGACCGTTTACGAAGACGGCCGCGAGGTCGCGCTCAAGGAATTCCACCAGGAACGGGCGTACACGCTGACCGAGATCAGCAACGCCCTGTCGCGCGCCGGGTTCACTTTTTCCCTGTACCGGCATTTGACGTTCAACCCGGCGAGCGAGCATGACACGCGGATCATGGGCGTAGCGCTGAAGTGGTGA
- the atpD gene encoding F0F1 ATP synthase subunit beta, with amino-acid sequence MNKTAKANNKGRILQIMGPVVDVEFGEKLPEIYGALTVATDSSNLVLEVQQDLGWNTVRTVAMGPTEGLKRGMDAVDAGQPITVPVGPETLGRLFNVLGEPIDEKGPVITQKRMPIHCKPPAFKEQSIQVEILETGIKVIDLIAPIIKGGKVGLFGGAGVGKTVVVMELIRNIALEHGGVSAFAGIGERTREGNDLYLDMTRSGVIDKTVMVFGQMNEPPGVRLRVGLAALSMAEYFRDTEKKDVLLFIDNIYRFTMAGSEVSALLGRIPSAVGYQPTLATEMGELQERITSTKHGSITSVQAVYVPADDLTDPAPATTFGHLDSTIVLSRQLTELGIYPAVDPLDSASTILDPRFVGEEHYQVARGVQKILQRYKDLQDVIAILGFEELSEEDKLIVTRARKIQRFLSQPFFVAEKFTGRPGRYVPLHDTIKAFKAFLEGACDTVNEQSCYMMGDIADIL; translated from the coding sequence ATGAATAAAACGGCAAAGGCGAACAACAAAGGAAGGATACTACAGATCATGGGACCGGTCGTGGACGTGGAATTCGGCGAGAAATTGCCGGAGATCTACGGCGCGCTGACCGTTGCAACCGATAGCAGCAACCTGGTTCTGGAAGTACAGCAGGATCTGGGTTGGAACACGGTTAGGACCGTCGCCATGGGACCGACCGAGGGACTAAAAAGAGGCATGGATGCGGTCGATGCGGGCCAACCGATCACGGTGCCGGTCGGCCCCGAGACGTTAGGGCGGCTTTTCAACGTCCTCGGCGAGCCGATCGATGAAAAAGGGCCGGTGATAACCCAAAAGAGAATGCCGATCCACTGCAAACCTCCCGCATTCAAGGAACAGTCGATCCAGGTGGAGATCCTGGAGACCGGGATCAAGGTCATTGACCTGATCGCGCCGATCATCAAGGGCGGCAAGGTGGGGCTGTTCGGCGGGGCGGGCGTGGGCAAGACCGTGGTGGTCATGGAACTGATCAGGAACATCGCGCTCGAGCACGGCGGCGTGTCGGCGTTCGCCGGTATCGGTGAAAGGACCAGGGAGGGCAATGACCTGTACCTGGATATGACCCGTTCCGGCGTGATCGACAAAACCGTCATGGTGTTCGGGCAGATGAACGAGCCGCCGGGCGTGCGGTTACGGGTCGGGCTGGCCGCCCTGTCCATGGCCGAATATTTTCGGGATACGGAGAAAAAGGACGTGCTTTTATTCATCGATAACATTTACCGCTTCACCATGGCTGGTTCCGAGGTCAGCGCGCTTTTAGGCCGGATCCCGTCCGCGGTCGGATACCAGCCGACCCTGGCCACGGAAATGGGCGAGCTTCAGGAACGGATCACTTCGACCAAGCACGGGTCCATAACCTCGGTCCAGGCGGTCTACGTGCCGGCGGATGACCTGACCGACCCGGCGCCGGCAACGACATTCGGCCATCTTGACTCCACGATCGTTCTTTCCCGCCAGCTCACCGAACTGGGGATCTACCCGGCGGTCGATCCGCTCGATTCGGCGTCCACGATCCTCGACCCGCGGTTTGTCGGCGAGGAGCATTACCAGGTCGCGCGGGGCGTGCAGAAGATCCTGCAGCGCTACAAGGATCTCCAGGACGTCATCGCCATTTTAGGGTTCGAGGAACTTTCCGAAGAAGATAAATTGATCGTGACCCGCGCGCGCAAGATCCAGCGGTTCCTTTCCCAGCCGTTCTTCGTGGCCGAGAAATTCACGGGACGGCCCGGAAGGTACGTGCCGCTCCACGACACGATCAAGGCTTTCAAGGCGTTCCTCGAGGGCGCCTGCGACACGGTCAACGAGCAGTCATGCTATATGATGGGGGATATCGCCGACATTTTGTAG
- a CDS encoding polysaccharide biosynthesis/export family protein, translated as MISVVYFIICSSQAALLPYDAVDIVIWRQPDLSGKYFVDTDTSLNIPLIGKFKVKDISIDSLETLLDNEFHKYYGDIFLNIYFLYRINIFGEVKIPGYYYMKSGDNLADLLALAGGPSVQGNLNNLRILNVGSVRAVNLEKILRSGRDIEKLNLRPGDVVMVPRRFMSALQEWGVIFTLGTFVLQVYTTYLLATQN; from the coding sequence ATGATTAGTGTCGTTTATTTCATTATTTGTTCTTCCCAGGCAGCGCTTTTGCCTTATGACGCCGTGGATATCGTGATCTGGCGCCAGCCCGATTTGAGCGGGAAGTATTTCGTGGATACCGATACTTCGCTCAATATCCCGCTGATCGGCAAGTTCAAAGTGAAAGACATTTCGATCGACTCGCTGGAGACCCTCCTGGATAACGAATTCCATAAGTATTACGGCGATATATTCTTGAATATCTATTTTCTCTATCGCATAAATATTTTCGGTGAAGTCAAGATACCCGGTTACTATTACATGAAAAGCGGCGATAACCTGGCGGACCTGCTGGCGCTGGCCGGCGGTCCAAGCGTACAGGGTAACCTGAACAACCTGCGGATACTCAACGTGGGATCCGTGCGCGCGGTCAATCTGGAAAAGATCCTCCGGAGCGGCAGGGATATTGAAAAACTGAACCTCAGACCCGGCGACGTGGTCATGGTACCGCGCCGTTTCATGTCCGCCCTGCAGGAATGGGGCGTGATCTTTACGCTCGGCACTTTTGTCCTTCAGGTATACACCACGTATCTTCTCGCCACCCAAAATTGA